In one Niallia taxi genomic region, the following are encoded:
- a CDS encoding TetR/AcrR family transcriptional regulator yields MMESKADMKRHLILETAKKIIHEHGITNLTLDAVAKKASISKGGLLYHYPSKEALMKGISIAIFEDLENFMAEYAEIDQIEKGKWTRAMIQVTKDDLEHNAELNVAVMASSLLDEAVAESISNSYQTALTKLDNDGISPITASVIRLALDGLYYSQMLGVAPLNNTRQRAVLDQLMQMTHQEDL; encoded by the coding sequence ATGATGGAATCAAAAGCAGATATGAAGCGCCATCTCATTTTAGAAACAGCAAAAAAAATTATTCATGAGCATGGAATAACGAACCTCACCCTTGATGCTGTTGCTAAAAAGGCAAGCATTAGTAAGGGCGGTCTTCTTTATCACTATCCAAGTAAAGAGGCATTAATGAAGGGAATTTCCATTGCTATTTTTGAAGATTTGGAGAATTTTATGGCAGAATACGCAGAAATAGATCAAATCGAAAAAGGCAAATGGACTAGAGCTATGATCCAAGTTACGAAGGATGACTTAGAACATAATGCAGAACTGAACGTTGCCGTAATGGCTTCCTCCTTATTGGATGAAGCGGTGGCGGAAAGTATATCAAACAGCTACCAAACTGCGTTGACAAAGCTAGATAATGATGGCATTTCTCCTATCACGGCGTCTGTTATCCGCCTGGCCCTTGATGGTCTTTATTATTCACAAATGCTTGGTGTTGCTCCATTGAATAACACAAGGCAGCGTGCTGTTCTTGACCAGCTTATGCAGATGACACATCAGGAGGATCTGTGA
- a CDS encoding phosphorylase family protein, whose product MKLYGEFSKQDWLHAIGIESNDVPKSFIIHGEWNHAENLKLWKEQLSDDMLLPKWNTVLGKQNGVLTGFANVYGSPMAAAICHQFASIGTKCFIQTGYFGGLSQAVKYGDIFIVTEAKMEDGVSSHYKPGHNVVKSDEQLVNKAMEYCEKKNYSYITGSVISTSTPFLETSKLVLKWSLDGHIGVDMETAATLAVANKFNRKAVSLLNLSDHLLQGDTFYAYTAEREKLEAEIDKRIREIAFHLNSSAAT is encoded by the coding sequence GTGAAACTGTACGGAGAGTTTTCGAAGCAAGACTGGCTGCATGCAATTGGTATCGAGAGTAATGATGTGCCAAAATCCTTTATTATTCATGGCGAGTGGAATCACGCAGAAAATTTAAAATTATGGAAGGAGCAATTAAGTGATGATATGCTGCTTCCTAAATGGAATACAGTATTAGGCAAACAAAATGGTGTGTTAACAGGATTTGCTAACGTATATGGTAGTCCAATGGCAGCTGCTATTTGTCATCAATTTGCTTCTATTGGAACGAAGTGTTTTATTCAGACAGGATATTTTGGCGGTTTGTCACAAGCCGTTAAGTATGGCGATATTTTTATAGTGACAGAAGCAAAGATGGAAGATGGGGTGTCTTCGCACTATAAACCAGGACACAATGTCGTAAAATCGGATGAGCAATTGGTTAATAAAGCAATGGAGTATTGTGAGAAAAAGAACTATAGCTATATAACAGGGAGTGTCATATCTACAAGCACGCCTTTTCTTGAAACGTCCAAGCTCGTTCTTAAATGGTCGCTTGATGGACATATTGGGGTTGATATGGAAACGGCAGCAACACTTGCTGTTGCCAATAAATTTAATCGGAAAGCAGTCAGCTTGCTTAATCTCTCTGACCATCTGCTTCAAGGTGATACCTTTTATGCTTATACAGCAGAGCGGGAGAAGCTAGAGGCTGAAATTGATAAAAGAATTCGGGAAATTGCTTTCCATTTGAACAGTTCAGCTGCTACTTAA
- a CDS encoding ABC transporter permease: protein MSNNTELIYEETVVNKTKKSKKKRQLDSKLIILLRGFIFPALLIAVWEAAGIYGFVSETLLPRPSEIFMAFIDLLRNGNLLYHFQVSFLRAIGGFLIGGSLGLLAGLAVGFSNKMEHTLDPTMQMLRTIPTLAVIPLFILWFGFGEVSKILLIAKGAFFPLYVNAFLGIRSVDGKMFEVARILQYSKWKQITNLIIPSALPNILLGLRLALGAAWLALVAAELMGSSEGIGYLITDARQFSQTTVVFVGIIIFAVFGKVSDSFVRLFERRLLKWQDSFKG from the coding sequence TTGAGTAATAATACCGAACTAATTTACGAAGAAACCGTTGTGAATAAAACGAAGAAAAGCAAGAAAAAAAGGCAGCTTGATTCAAAGCTCATTATCTTACTTAGAGGCTTCATTTTTCCAGCTCTTCTTATCGCTGTTTGGGAGGCAGCCGGAATTTACGGATTTGTGTCAGAAACGCTGCTGCCAAGGCCAAGCGAAATCTTTATGGCCTTCATTGATTTACTGAGGAATGGAAATCTGCTGTATCACTTTCAAGTCAGTTTTCTGCGGGCAATTGGCGGATTTTTAATTGGCGGATCACTTGGCCTTTTGGCAGGGCTGGCGGTTGGATTTTCGAACAAAATGGAACATACACTTGATCCGACGATGCAAATGCTGCGGACAATTCCGACATTAGCAGTAATTCCCCTGTTTATATTGTGGTTCGGATTTGGAGAGGTTTCAAAGATTCTCCTGATTGCAAAAGGCGCGTTTTTTCCCCTTTATGTAAATGCCTTTCTTGGCATTCGCAGTGTCGACGGAAAGATGTTTGAGGTTGCTAGAATTTTGCAATACAGCAAATGGAAACAGATTACAAACTTAATTATCCCATCTGCATTGCCGAATATCCTGCTTGGCCTCCGCCTTGCGTTAGGTGCAGCATGGCTTGCGTTAGTAGCAGCAGAGCTTATGGGTTCAAGTGAAGGGATTGGTTACCTGATTACCGATGCAAGACAGTTCTCCCAAACGACGGTTGTATTTGTGGGAATTATTATCTTTGCTGTATTTGGAAAAGTGTCTGATTCATTTGTTAGGCTTTTTGAAAGAAGACTGCTCAAATGGCAGGATAGCTTTAAAGGATAA
- a CDS encoding threonine synthase, with protein sequence MRYSYINNLECPKCSNQYSAEEIQQLCSCGSPLLARYDLQSLKNEIHKDDLQSREKTLWRYHEVLPVLNEKNVKTLGEGMTPLLPLERAGKELQLHKLYLKDEGLVPTGSFKARGAAVGVSKAKELGVKELAMPTNGNAGAAWSLYSAKAGIRAHVVMPLDAPEITRKEVSISGGELYLVDGVISDAGKITAELIKENGYFDASTLKEPYRIEGKKTMGYEIAEQFGWELPDVILYPTGGGVGLIGIYKAFLEMQELGWINGPFPRLVAVQAEGCAPIVKAYVEGKKESDFWDNSETKAFGINVPKALGDFLVLEAIYETKGCAIAVSEEEITNAQQFIAKSEGQFICPEGAATVAAADKLRESGWIGNTEKVVCLNTGVGIKYPDTVDYKARYMEKIHR encoded by the coding sequence ATGAGATATAGCTACATAAACAATCTAGAATGCCCGAAATGCAGCAATCAATATTCTGCCGAAGAAATACAGCAACTATGTAGCTGTGGCTCGCCATTGCTTGCTCGTTATGACTTACAATCATTAAAAAATGAAATTCATAAGGACGATTTACAAAGCAGGGAAAAAACTCTATGGAGATACCACGAGGTCCTGCCAGTGCTTAATGAAAAGAATGTTAAAACACTAGGAGAAGGGATGACGCCACTTCTTCCACTAGAAAGAGCAGGAAAGGAATTACAGCTTCACAAGCTTTATTTAAAGGATGAAGGGCTTGTACCAACAGGCTCCTTTAAAGCAAGAGGCGCTGCAGTCGGGGTTTCGAAAGCAAAGGAGCTTGGTGTAAAGGAGCTGGCAATGCCGACAAATGGCAATGCAGGTGCAGCGTGGTCCCTTTATTCTGCTAAAGCTGGTATTCGTGCACATGTTGTAATGCCATTAGATGCTCCTGAAATCACGAGAAAGGAAGTAAGTATATCTGGGGGAGAATTATACCTTGTTGATGGAGTAATTAGTGATGCAGGAAAAATCACAGCAGAGCTTATAAAAGAAAACGGTTATTTCGATGCATCTACATTAAAGGAGCCTTATCGCATAGAAGGTAAAAAGACGATGGGCTATGAAATTGCTGAACAATTTGGCTGGGAGCTTCCAGATGTTATTCTTTATCCAACTGGAGGTGGCGTTGGATTAATCGGTATATATAAGGCGTTTCTTGAAATGCAGGAGCTCGGCTGGATTAATGGGCCATTCCCACGCTTAGTTGCCGTTCAAGCAGAAGGCTGTGCACCAATTGTTAAAGCATATGTAGAAGGAAAAAAAGAATCTGACTTTTGGGATAACTCTGAAACGAAGGCATTCGGAATAAATGTGCCTAAGGCTTTAGGCGACTTTCTTGTTTTAGAAGCAATCTATGAGACGAAAGGCTGTGCGATTGCAGTGTCAGAAGAAGAAATCACAAATGCCCAGCAGTTTATTGCAAAGTCAGAGGGACAGTTCATATGTCCAGAAGGCGCAGCAACAGTTGCCGCAGCAGACAAACTGCGTGAATCAGGCTGGATTGGCAATACAGAAAAAGTAGTTTGCTTAAATACAGGTGTTGGCATCAAATATCCAGATACAGTGGATTACAAGGCGAGATATATGGAAAAAATTCATCGTTAA
- a CDS encoding YezD family protein, which produces MAEVTFENEKYIISILKEIEYGSVTITLHAGKIAQIEREEKIRIQTDNPKKG; this is translated from the coding sequence ATGGCAGAAGTGACTTTCGAAAATGAAAAATATATCATTTCGATTTTAAAGGAAATTGAGTACGGTTCTGTTACAATCACACTCCATGCTGGAAAGATTGCTCAAATTGAACGGGAAGAAAAAATCCGCATTCAAACGGACAATCCCAAAAAAGGCTAA
- a CDS encoding Fur-regulated basic protein FbpA, whose protein sequence is MSRILKELVDRRKHYIIDSLIAAKHYKKGEQHLYELTLTDLEIEFARLKNIKE, encoded by the coding sequence ATGTCTCGTATATTAAAAGAGTTGGTTGATAGACGAAAGCATTATATCATTGATTCTTTAATAGCAGCTAAGCATTATAAAAAAGGCGAACAGCATTTGTATGAATTAACTTTAACAGATTTGGAAATCGAGTTTGCGCGCTTGAAAAATATAAAAGAATAA
- a CDS encoding ABC transporter ATP-binding protein: protein MALLAVHDLNKRFSSKNGDTHALKDIDLTVEKGEFITIIGPSGCGKSTLLKIIAGLDIDTTGSVLIDGEEVAGPSIDKGFIFQEPRLFPWHTVEKNIAANFSLKNKDIKKQVAELIKLVKLDGFAKSYPRELSGGMAQRAAIARALLRNPKVLLLDEPFGALDAFTRTHMQDALLNIWQENKTTMLFVTHDLDEAIYLGNRVVIMNARPGSIQKIIDVNLPYPRKKSDITFQSYRQQILQEFEKTEQRDNELIGGSAR from the coding sequence ATGGCATTACTTGCAGTCCATGATTTAAATAAAAGGTTCAGCTCAAAAAACGGTGATACACATGCATTAAAGGATATTGATTTAACGGTAGAAAAAGGCGAATTCATCACAATCATCGGTCCAAGCGGATGTGGAAAAAGCACGTTGTTGAAAATTATTGCTGGTCTTGATATCGATACAACTGGCTCTGTACTGATTGATGGAGAGGAAGTGGCTGGTCCAAGCATTGATAAAGGCTTTATCTTTCAAGAACCGCGTCTGTTTCCATGGCATACGGTTGAAAAGAATATTGCAGCAAACTTCTCCTTAAAGAATAAAGACATAAAAAAGCAGGTGGCAGAGTTAATTAAGCTAGTGAAATTGGACGGCTTTGCAAAATCGTATCCGCGAGAGCTTTCAGGTGGAATGGCCCAAAGAGCAGCAATCGCAAGGGCATTGCTACGCAATCCTAAGGTGCTTTTGCTGGATGAACCATTCGGTGCTTTAGATGCTTTCACAAGAACACATATGCAGGATGCTCTATTAAATATATGGCAGGAAAACAAAACAACGATGCTTTTTGTTACACATGACCTTGATGAAGCAATTTATTTAGGTAATAGGGTTGTGATCATGAATGCCAGACCAGGGTCAATTCAGAAGATTATCGATGTGAATTTGCCATACCCAAGGAAAAAATCAGATATTACGTTTCAATCATACCGTCAGCAAATATTGCAGGAATTTGAGAAAACAGAGCAAAGGGATAATGAATTGATTGGAGGGAGTGCACGTTGA
- a CDS encoding aliphatic sulfonate ABC transporter substrate-binding protein: MFSLKKAYFLLSVILLTLIISACGAASSTNGSGDGDGEITVNIGVQQSIWPILLAKEKGWFEEEFEKAGAKVKWVEFQSGPSYFESIASNRLDFGRVGNIPVLAGQGGGIKFEEIATASTGELGDAIIVPENSSIKTAQDLKGKKIAVAKGSSAYGLLYRLLEKEGIKPSELEIIQLQPDEAQPAFETGSVDAWAIWEPYQSVQVVKNKAKVIATGKDIGSYSPGFQIVRTEFAKEHPELVELYLKVTEKATRWQNEHKEEAIKIYADLKNTDEEIISRVLENSVPENTPISDDIIKEQQATADLLLEQGGLTKKLDAADVVNNTYIEKVLKEYDN; this comes from the coding sequence ATGTTTTCATTAAAAAAAGCATATTTTCTACTATCTGTGATTTTATTAACCTTAATCATTTCAGCATGCGGTGCTGCCTCGTCTACTAACGGCTCTGGTGACGGAGATGGCGAAATAACTGTAAATATCGGTGTACAGCAAAGCATTTGGCCCATCCTGCTTGCAAAGGAAAAGGGCTGGTTTGAGGAAGAGTTTGAGAAGGCTGGGGCTAAGGTCAAGTGGGTCGAATTCCAAAGCGGTCCATCCTACTTTGAATCCATTGCCTCTAATCGCCTTGACTTCGGTCGAGTTGGTAATATACCAGTACTAGCTGGTCAAGGCGGCGGCATAAAATTTGAGGAAATTGCCACAGCAAGCACTGGTGAGCTTGGCGATGCAATCATTGTCCCAGAGAATAGCTCTATTAAAACAGCACAGGATTTGAAAGGCAAAAAAATCGCGGTTGCAAAAGGAAGCAGCGCATATGGACTTTTATACAGATTGCTTGAAAAAGAAGGCATTAAACCATCAGAACTAGAAATCATTCAGCTTCAGCCAGATGAAGCACAGCCTGCTTTTGAAACCGGCTCTGTCGATGCATGGGCCATTTGGGAACCATATCAATCGGTTCAGGTAGTCAAAAACAAAGCGAAGGTAATCGCAACAGGCAAGGATATTGGCAGCTACAGTCCCGGCTTCCAAATTGTTCGCACCGAATTTGCGAAAGAGCATCCAGAGCTTGTAGAACTATATTTGAAAGTAACAGAAAAAGCGACAAGATGGCAAAATGAGCATAAAGAAGAGGCAATAAAAATTTACGCAGACTTAAAAAACACAGATGAAGAAATTATCAGCAGGGTGCTTGAAAATTCCGTGCCAGAAAATACACCTATCAGTGATGATATTATAAAGGAACAACAAGCAACAGCTGACTTGCTGTTAGAGCAAGGCGGTTTAACAAAAAAATTGGATGCAGCGGATGTTGTTAACAACACATATATCGAAAAAGTGTTGAAGGAATACGATAACTAA
- a CDS encoding tetratricopeptide repeat protein, with product MEKKLSAALHLRACGEYVKSNRLLLGLAEQFPKDASILYQCAWSFDLLGEERKAVTYYEKAIELKLHMDELEGALLGLGSTYRTLGEYEKSRNTFLQGIASFPENKAFQIFYAMTLYNLKEHNQAMKLLLTCLVDTTADEQLLNYQKAIRFYADKLDVIWE from the coding sequence ATGGAAAAAAAATTATCGGCAGCCTTGCACTTAAGAGCATGTGGAGAATATGTCAAATCGAACCGCTTGCTTTTAGGCTTGGCGGAACAATTCCCTAAGGACGCGTCTATCCTTTATCAATGTGCATGGAGCTTTGATTTATTAGGGGAAGAACGAAAAGCAGTGACCTATTATGAAAAAGCAATAGAGCTGAAATTGCACATGGATGAATTGGAGGGTGCGTTACTTGGACTTGGCAGCACATATCGTACATTAGGGGAGTATGAGAAGTCCCGAAATACCTTTTTACAGGGGATAGCGAGCTTCCCTGAAAATAAAGCCTTTCAAATATTTTACGCGATGACCCTCTACAATCTTAAGGAGCACAATCAAGCAATGAAGCTACTGTTAACTTGTTTGGTGGATACGACTGCAGATGAACAACTATTAAACTATCAGAAAGCAATACGCTTTTATGCTGATAAATTAGATGTGATATGGGAATAA
- a CDS encoding DMT family transporter, which yields MNPYLLLAISIISEVFASSMLKATDGFRRLLPTVGVAVGYSIAFYALSLTLKTLPLGTAYAIWAGVGTALTALAGALFYKESLNKKKILGLLLVISGVVLLNIGGAH from the coding sequence ATGAATCCATATTTATTACTGGCAATTTCCATAATTAGTGAAGTATTTGCAAGCTCCATGCTTAAGGCAACGGACGGCTTCAGGAGACTTTTGCCGACAGTTGGGGTTGCAGTCGGCTATAGTATTGCCTTTTATGCTCTTTCCTTAACATTAAAAACATTGCCGCTTGGTACTGCATATGCCATTTGGGCAGGTGTTGGTACGGCACTTACTGCATTGGCGGGAGCATTATTTTATAAAGAGAGCTTAAACAAAAAGAAAATACTTGGCCTTTTACTCGTTATCAGCGGGGTTGTCCTCTTAAATATTGGCGGGGCCCATTAA
- a CDS encoding LLM class flavin-dependent oxidoreductase yields MANHTAREMRLNLFLTSMGHHEGAWRHPSSEVERVQDFNYYQEIAAKAEAAKFDSIFMANRYSVSKKAVQYGELGGGGMEPLILLPALAAVTKNIGLIGTVSTSFTEPFNVARSFSSLDHLSNGRAGWNVITSGTDEEASNFSLEEIAGHEERYKRATEFLEVTHKLWDSWEEGSLVKDKEAGVYALSEKVHEINHKGSHFSVKGPLNSPRSPQGKPIIVQAGSSKDGIDFAAKYAEIVFTAQQTLEEAKSFYKKLKSRVRDFDRDPEKVLILPGICPVIANTVEEANAKETELHNLTNPEYSLLQLSNRVGFDLTSYPLDGPFPELPEIEAIKGHQSRTKLISDLAKKENLTIRQLLLRLAGGRGHYTIAGTPESIADELQLWFENGAADGFNIMPQQMSEGLSQFVEFVIPELQHRGLFKTEYAGGTLRSNLGLEAAKENVSLF; encoded by the coding sequence ATGGCTAATCATACTGCTAGAGAGATGCGTTTGAATTTGTTTTTAACAAGTATGGGACATCATGAGGGGGCATGGAGGCATCCATCCTCCGAGGTAGAAAGGGTCCAAGATTTCAATTATTACCAGGAAATTGCGGCAAAAGCAGAAGCAGCAAAATTTGATTCAATCTTTATGGCCAACAGATATTCTGTTTCGAAAAAAGCTGTTCAGTATGGTGAGCTTGGAGGAGGTGGGATGGAGCCGCTCATCCTCTTGCCCGCACTAGCAGCTGTTACAAAAAACATCGGTTTAATTGGAACTGTTTCAACATCATTTACTGAGCCCTTCAATGTCGCTAGAAGCTTCTCTTCTCTCGACCATTTGAGCAATGGCAGAGCAGGCTGGAATGTCATCACTTCTGGAACAGATGAGGAAGCAAGTAACTTCAGTCTTGAAGAGATTGCCGGACATGAGGAAAGGTATAAAAGAGCAACAGAGTTTTTAGAGGTGACACATAAGCTTTGGGACAGCTGGGAGGAAGGCTCACTTGTTAAGGATAAAGAGGCAGGGGTGTATGCGTTAAGTGAGAAGGTCCATGAAATCAACCATAAAGGCAGCCACTTTTCTGTAAAAGGTCCCTTAAACAGTCCACGATCTCCACAAGGAAAACCGATTATTGTCCAAGCAGGGTCCTCTAAGGATGGAATAGATTTCGCAGCAAAATATGCAGAAATCGTGTTTACTGCACAGCAAACATTAGAAGAGGCTAAAAGCTTCTATAAAAAGTTGAAATCCAGGGTTCGTGACTTTGACCGTGACCCAGAAAAAGTATTAATCCTGCCTGGGATTTGCCCTGTGATTGCCAATACGGTGGAGGAGGCAAATGCAAAAGAGACAGAGCTCCATAATCTCACTAATCCTGAATACAGTCTTTTACAGCTTTCCAACAGAGTTGGCTTTGACTTGACTTCCTATCCGTTAGATGGACCATTCCCAGAGCTGCCTGAAATAGAGGCAATCAAGGGACATCAAAGCAGGACAAAATTGATCAGTGATCTAGCGAAAAAGGAAAACCTGACAATCAGACAGCTTTTATTGCGTTTGGCTGGCGGGAGAGGGCATTACACCATTGCTGGAACACCAGAGAGTATTGCTGATGAATTGCAGTTATGGTTTGAAAATGGAGCAGCAGACGGCTTTAACATTATGCCACAGCAAATGAGTGAAGGCTTGTCTCAATTCGTAGAATTCGTTATCCCAGAGCTGCAGCACAGAGGATTATTCAAAACAGAATATGCTGGCGGCACACTGCGAAGCAATTTAGGATTAGAGGCGGCTAAAGAAAACGTGTCTCTTTTTTAG
- a CDS encoding magnesium transporter CorA family protein gives MLNIYLSNEEGVLKETNKITSGCWINLVAPKEQEIQYIAAELDIPIEFLKDSLDEEERSRIEKDGDDILIIVNIPSVTFDDKKKPMYDTIPLGIIIAKNCFVTICLKDNPIFHAFSQGKVKDFFTYKRTRFAFQILYSMSTSYLKYLKQISKKIDTIEDQLLQSMKNKELFSLLHLQKSLVYFTTSLKSNNIVMNKMMNTRFLKMYEDDQDLLEDVIIENQQAIEMAQTHASILSGMMDAFASIISNNVSMVMKFLTSVTIVLSLPTIVASFYGMNVNIPFQDYKHAFFVALAISFVLSCLTAIVLRRKRLF, from the coding sequence ATGTTAAATATTTATCTTTCTAACGAAGAAGGAGTACTTAAGGAAACGAATAAAATTACGAGCGGCTGCTGGATTAATCTAGTTGCTCCAAAAGAGCAGGAGATTCAGTACATTGCAGCAGAGCTTGATATACCAATTGAATTTTTAAAGGATTCTTTGGATGAAGAGGAACGTTCACGGATAGAAAAAGATGGCGATGATATATTAATAATCGTCAACATTCCGTCTGTAACCTTTGATGATAAGAAAAAACCAATGTATGATACAATTCCTTTAGGAATTATCATTGCCAAAAATTGTTTTGTGACAATTTGTCTCAAGGATAATCCGATTTTTCATGCTTTTTCACAAGGAAAGGTTAAGGATTTCTTTACGTATAAAAGAACAAGATTTGCTTTCCAAATACTGTATAGCATGTCAACGTCTTATTTAAAATATCTTAAACAAATCAGTAAAAAGATTGACACAATTGAAGACCAGCTTCTGCAATCAATGAAAAACAAGGAACTGTTTTCTCTTCTTCATCTACAAAAAAGTCTTGTTTATTTTACAACATCACTTAAATCGAATAATATTGTCATGAATAAAATGATGAATACCAGATTTTTAAAAATGTACGAGGATGATCAAGATTTGCTGGAGGATGTTATTATTGAAAATCAGCAGGCGATAGAGATGGCTCAAACACATGCGTCGATTTTAAGCGGTATGATGGATGCATTTGCGTCGATTATTTCTAATAATGTCAGCATGGTTATGAAATTCTTAACATCTGTTACAATAGTTCTTTCTCTTCCAACAATAGTCGCAAGCTTTTATGGAATGAATGTTAACATACCATTTCAAGATTATAAGCATGCTTTTTTTGTAGCGTTAGCAATTTCATTTGTTTTGTCCTGCCTGACAGCGATTGTCTTACGGAGAAAACGATTATTTTAA
- a CDS encoding DMT family transporter, with product MKGYVYLTISIISEVFATTMLKMAEGFTVLLPSICVIIGYVLAFYFISKALQSLPLSLSYAIWSGVGTAATALIGVILWKELINPVMLCGIVLIIGGVFLLNGAEKGETAKKPAN from the coding sequence ATGAAGGGATATGTTTATTTAACCATTTCCATCATTTCTGAGGTTTTTGCGACAACAATGCTTAAGATGGCAGAGGGCTTTACAGTGCTCCTCCCTTCCATCTGCGTCATTATTGGCTATGTACTTGCCTTTTATTTTATCTCAAAAGCACTACAATCACTACCTTTAAGCTTATCCTATGCTATTTGGTCTGGCGTTGGGACAGCTGCAACAGCATTGATTGGCGTCATTCTTTGGAAGGAACTAATTAACCCTGTCATGCTATGTGGTATTGTCCTCATTATCGGCGGTGTTTTTTTGTTAAATGGTGCGGAAAAAGGAGAAACAGCCAAAAAGCCGGCAAACTGA
- a CDS encoding GNAT family N-acetyltransferase: MAYVIRKITQEDITQVQDVAKTTWNATYEGIIPAEIQENFLKSAYNDDRMKQRIESSTLYVAEVEGTVVGFANFSPVRENGKVELGAIYLYPKHQGKGIGSALVQTGIKDLDGVNEIYINVEKDNKIGKTFYEAKGFEVVKEFDDDFDGHILKTVRMVLKV, encoded by the coding sequence ATGGCATATGTAATTCGAAAAATAACACAAGAAGATATTACACAAGTTCAAGATGTAGCAAAAACGACTTGGAACGCTACTTATGAAGGAATAATTCCTGCAGAGATACAAGAAAATTTCTTGAAATCAGCCTACAATGATGACAGAATGAAGCAACGAATAGAAAGCTCTACTCTTTATGTAGCTGAAGTTGAAGGTACAGTTGTCGGGTTTGCCAACTTTTCTCCAGTAAGAGAAAATGGTAAAGTGGAGTTAGGGGCTATTTATCTTTATCCAAAGCATCAAGGGAAAGGTATTGGTTCAGCATTAGTACAAACAGGAATTAAAGATTTAGATGGTGTAAATGAAATTTATATAAATGTCGAAAAGGATAATAAGATCGGAAAGACCTTTTATGAAGCCAAGGGTTTTGAGGTTGTTAAAGAGTTTGATGACGATTTTGATGGTCATATTCTAAAGACTGTGAGAATGGTGTTAAAAGTTTAA
- a CDS encoding sulfotransferase family 2 domain-containing protein, with translation MREQELHIFLHIPKTGGSTLNSIFTRQFSAEELYDHELFQNKIIPFADLTSEDRNQIHAIAGHLLYGAHEQFTKPYHYFTMLRHPVDRVLSLYSYLKNYPGYERLQNMSLEEYVRTEPEAQNGQTLLLCGTPIQYDVSLAKQRLETFDVVGITERFDESLYLLKSAFGWTDIHYEKVNITKTKLRRADVPLETIKLIEEHNKLDLELYQFAKELLQKRLTNLPNREKKAMKSFVQKQKYMNKQSKKAKPN, from the coding sequence ATGAGGGAACAGGAACTGCACATTTTTCTACACATCCCAAAAACCGGTGGATCTACCTTAAACTCCATTTTCACAAGACAATTTTCAGCAGAGGAATTGTATGACCATGAGCTTTTTCAAAATAAGATTATTCCGTTTGCCGACTTAACTTCCGAGGACAGGAACCAGATTCATGCGATTGCAGGGCATCTTCTGTATGGTGCTCATGAACAATTTACAAAACCGTACCATTATTTCACGATGCTGCGCCATCCAGTCGACAGAGTTCTTTCGTTATATTCTTATTTAAAAAATTATCCAGGCTATGAACGATTGCAGAACATGAGCTTAGAGGAATATGTTCGGACAGAACCAGAGGCTCAAAATGGCCAAACTCTCCTTTTATGCGGTACCCCAATTCAATATGATGTCAGCCTTGCGAAACAACGGCTAGAGACATTTGATGTTGTTGGCATTACAGAACGATTCGATGAATCCTTGTATTTGCTGAAATCTGCCTTTGGTTGGACAGACATTCATTATGAAAAGGTAAACATCACAAAAACAAAGTTAAGGCGTGCGGATGTACCTTTGGAAACAATTAAGCTGATTGAAGAGCATAACAAGCTCGATTTAGAGCTGTATCAATTCGCTAAAGAGCTTCTCCAAAAAAGGCTAACAAACTTGCCAAATCGAGAAAAAAAAGCCATGAAAAGCTTCGTGCAAAAACAAAAATACATGAACAAGCAAAGTAAAAAAGCAAAGCCAAATTAA